The Polycladomyces zharkentensis genome includes a window with the following:
- a CDS encoding Gfo/Idh/MocA family protein has translation MKMGVIGYGRRIRNMLAEIRKVDPDCRVVAITDVRNDEILAADPSLKDVAFYEDYRLMLTENRLDGLLIGTRCSMHAAIAADVLPYGIPLFLEKPVATRMEDLIRLKSVADSTNTPVVVSFPLRTAPIVQLAKEIVDSGRIGTVEHVQAINNVPYGGVYYHHWYRDENETGGLFLQKATHDFDYIQYLLGDRKPVRICAVTSKQIFKGNKPAGLKCRDCDERDTCPESMYRVERAAHETPAGEYCCFAVDTGNEDSGSAIIQYDTGMHVSYSQNFVVRHRAGTRSCRLIGFRGTLEFDFYTNRITVHLHHSKRVETHQIGDDGEHFGGDAVLARNFVEVMKGTAASLSPLQAGMDSALLCLKARESARTHTFQEVKWD, from the coding sequence ATGAAAATGGGCGTGATCGGATACGGCCGTCGTATTCGCAACATGTTGGCGGAAATCCGGAAAGTGGACCCCGATTGCCGTGTCGTTGCGATCACCGACGTACGCAATGACGAAATCCTAGCGGCCGACCCATCTCTGAAAGATGTTGCCTTTTACGAGGATTACCGTCTGATGCTGACCGAGAACAGATTGGACGGTCTTTTGATCGGTACCCGATGTTCCATGCACGCTGCCATTGCGGCGGATGTGTTGCCTTACGGCATCCCGCTTTTTCTGGAGAAACCGGTCGCCACCCGCATGGAGGACCTCATCCGGCTGAAAAGTGTGGCCGACTCGACGAATACACCGGTGGTCGTCTCCTTTCCGCTCAGGACGGCCCCCATCGTGCAACTGGCCAAGGAAATCGTGGATTCGGGCAGGATCGGCACAGTTGAACACGTGCAAGCGATCAACAATGTACCCTACGGTGGCGTCTACTACCATCACTGGTACCGGGACGAGAACGAGACGGGCGGCCTTTTCCTGCAAAAGGCAACACACGATTTCGACTACATTCAGTATTTGCTGGGGGATCGAAAGCCTGTGCGCATCTGTGCGGTAACCTCCAAACAAATCTTCAAGGGGAACAAACCGGCCGGACTCAAATGCCGGGACTGCGACGAACGGGACACCTGCCCGGAAAGCATGTATCGGGTCGAACGGGCTGCTCACGAGACACCGGCCGGGGAATACTGCTGCTTTGCCGTGGATACGGGCAACGAAGATTCCGGCAGTGCGATTATCCAATATGATACCGGCATGCATGTCTCCTATTCGCAAAACTTTGTTGTCCGTCACCGTGCGGGAACGCGTTCCTGCCGGCTGATCGGATTCCGCGGCACGCTGGAATTCGATTTCTATACCAACCGCATCACCGTTCATTTGCATCACAGCAAACGCGTGGAAACGCATCAGATCGGGGACGATGGCGAACATTTCGGCGGAGACGCCGTACTGGCCCGTAACTTTGTCGAGGTGATGAAGGGAACGGCCGCCTCCCTGTCGCCCCTGCAGGCCGGGATGGACAGTGCCCTGCTTTGCCTGAAAGCGCGGGAGTCTGCGCGCACCCACACGTTCCAGGAAGTGAAATGGGATTGA
- a CDS encoding glycoside hydrolase family 20 zincin-like fold domain-containing protein, whose protein sequence is MKTLRLLPEPKRIRLRAGKFVPDASQPPAVSLDTACEERLMRKVRGLSDTVRVEAVPGFSLVWGNPEPITEEERPRHPDGYALSVDKGGIRLIAPTARGLYYGWLTLQQLREEDDGFPACLIQDEPCVSLRGIHLDFKAGVPTMAYLEETIIELSRYKINLLLVEYEDRVPWGDEGWRHPHALTLTELERLQQVAHDHFVEVMPLQQTFGHLHYILRHDRWARFRELPDQIGDLCPSHPEAVAYVAKLVEQMAAAHPRSRHIHLGADETFHLHACPRCRERWGESGRETNYVHHVNRMAELVRRHGKIPVIWDDMLRGMSDRSLDQLSRDICLMVWCYYTGDRIHRQIDRHVERYRTFGFHLFGAGCIQGADEHAFHLPNYRSRADNLADWARRLARGSWEGAVGTAWARYTSVHPPTEPFPVIWYGALLAAECFWTGQPPELTKVDDFVSRRLFGTATTIPFHRINPGHYANGLYDDPEAMEVLVSQAVRRRREAEMYRLMAKLRHLQLWTRHALEHGYRIDRGWSTRTETAIVCGYVKEALRMADEWEQEALPVFTSFYRRQDAEEWLASRLDPIRRQAGDALKRWQGDGA, encoded by the coding sequence ATGAAAACATTGCGGTTACTGCCCGAACCCAAACGAATCCGTTTGCGGGCGGGAAAGTTTGTGCCCGACGCTTCCCAACCACCCGCGGTTTCGCTGGATACCGCCTGTGAAGAGCGGCTGATGCGCAAGGTGCGCGGTCTCTCCGACACTGTGCGGGTGGAGGCTGTACCCGGTTTTTCCCTGGTGTGGGGAAATCCCGAACCCATCACGGAAGAGGAGCGCCCCCGCCATCCGGATGGGTACGCCTTGTCGGTGGATAAAGGTGGAATTCGCCTGATCGCTCCCACCGCCCGGGGGTTGTACTATGGTTGGCTCACCCTGCAACAGTTACGGGAGGAGGACGACGGGTTTCCCGCATGTTTGATTCAGGACGAGCCGTGTGTTTCCCTGCGCGGCATTCACCTGGATTTCAAGGCCGGAGTGCCGACGATGGCATATTTGGAAGAAACAATCATCGAACTGTCCCGTTACAAGATCAATCTGTTGCTGGTGGAGTATGAGGACCGCGTTCCCTGGGGGGATGAAGGGTGGCGGCACCCTCACGCGTTGACGTTGACCGAGTTGGAACGGCTGCAGCAAGTCGCCCACGATCACTTCGTCGAAGTGATGCCGTTGCAGCAAACGTTTGGTCACCTGCACTACATTTTGCGACATGACCGGTGGGCGCGATTTCGCGAGTTGCCGGATCAGATCGGGGATCTCTGCCCCTCTCATCCCGAAGCCGTCGCTTATGTGGCAAAGCTGGTTGAACAGATGGCGGCGGCTCACCCGCGATCCCGCCATATTCACCTCGGAGCGGATGAAACCTTCCATTTGCACGCGTGTCCCCGGTGTCGCGAACGGTGGGGGGAGAGCGGCCGCGAAACCAATTACGTGCATCATGTCAACCGGATGGCGGAGCTGGTGCGTCGCCACGGGAAAATCCCGGTTATCTGGGACGATATGTTACGGGGCATGTCCGACCGGTCACTGGATCAATTGTCCAGGGACATTTGCTTGATGGTTTGGTGTTATTATACCGGTGACCGCATTCATCGTCAGATTGACCGGCATGTCGAGCGGTATCGGACATTCGGGTTTCATCTGTTCGGTGCGGGTTGCATCCAGGGGGCGGACGAACATGCCTTCCATTTGCCCAACTACCGGTCGCGGGCGGACAACCTGGCGGATTGGGCACGACGCCTGGCACGCGGGTCGTGGGAAGGGGCGGTGGGGACAGCATGGGCCCGGTATACAAGTGTCCATCCCCCCACCGAACCATTTCCGGTGATCTGGTACGGAGCGCTGTTGGCGGCCGAATGTTTCTGGACGGGACAACCACCGGAGTTGACGAAAGTGGACGATTTCGTCAGCCGCCGGCTGTTCGGGACGGCGACGACCATCCCCTTTCACCGCATCAATCCAGGCCATTATGCCAACGGACTGTACGATGATCCGGAAGCGATGGAGGTTTTGGTCAGTCAAGCCGTACGCCGACGGCGGGAAGCGGAAATGTACCGATTGATGGCCAAACTGCGTCATTTGCAGTTGTGGACCCGGCACGCATTGGAGCATGGATACCGGATCGACAGGGGATGGAGTACGCGCACGGAAACGGCCATCGTGTGCGGATACGTGAAAGAAGCGTTGCGAATGGCCGATGAGTGGGAACAGGAGGCGCTGCCTGTTTTCACCTCTTTTTACCGCCGGCAGGATGCCGAGGAATGGCTGGCTTCCCGTCTGGACCCGATCCGGCGGCAGGCGGGTGATGCGCTGAAAAGGTGGCAGGGTGACGGGGCATAA